A genomic region of Sciurus carolinensis chromosome 7, mSciCar1.2, whole genome shotgun sequence contains the following coding sequences:
- the LOC124989317 gene encoding HLA class II histocompatibility antigen, DP beta 1 chain-like gives MVLQVSEASWTTALMVLLMVLFNPVVQGMATPENYVYQARQDCYFVNGTHRFVERYVYNREEYVRFDSDVGEYRAVTELGRPEAEYWNSQEDALEQERAKVDTCRHNYETIERFTVQRRVQPKVQVSPFKKGTLQHHNLLVCHVTDFYPGNIKVRWFLNGQEEITGVVSTNLIRNGDWTFQILVMLEMIPKQGDVYTCHVEHTSLNSPVTVEWKAQSDSARNKTLTGVGGFVLGLIFLAVGVVMHMRSKKGKKACEVTGSCLFLACSSA, from the exons ATGGTCCTGCAGGTCTCTGAGGCTTCCTGGACAACAGCTCTAATGGTGTTACTGATGGTACTGTTCAACCCTGTGGTCCAGGGTATGGCCACTCCAG AGAACTACGTCTACCAGGCACGGCAGGACTGCTACTTCGTCAACGGGACGCATCGGTTCGTGGAGAGATACGTCTACAACCGGGAGGAGTATGTGCGCTTCGACAGCGACGTGGGGGAGTACCGCGCGGTGACCGAGCTGGGGCGGCCGGAAGCCGAGTACTGGAACAGCCAGGAGGACGCCCTGGAGCAGGAGCGGGCCAAGGTGGACACCTGCAGACACAACTACGAGACCATCGAGCGCTTCACGGTGCAGCGCCGAG TCCAGCCTAAAGTACAAGTATCACCCTTCAAGAAGGGGACTCTGCAGCACCACAACCTGCTTGTCTGCCACGTGACAGATTTCTACCCAGGCAACATTAAAGTCCGATGGTTCCTGAATGGACAGGAGGAAATAACTGGGGTTGTTTCCACCAACCTGATCCGAAATGGAGACTGGACCTTCCAGATCCTGGTGATGCTGGAGATGATCCCCAAGCAGGGAGATGTCTACACTTGCCACGTGGAGCACACCAGCCTAAACAGTCCTGTCACTGTGGAGTGGA AGGCACAGTCTGATTCTGCCCGGAACAAGACACTGACTGGGGTAGGGGGCTTCGTGCTGGGGCTCATCTTCCTTGCAGTGGGCGTCGTCATGCACATGAGAAGCAAGAAAGGTAAGAAAGCCTGCGAGGTGACTGGTTCTTGCCTTTTCCTGGCTTGCTCATCTGCATGA
- the LOC124988738 gene encoding HLA class II histocompatibility antigen, DP alpha 1 chain has product MFQIQTMLLRALSLAFLLSLQGAGAIEVDHVSTFAMFAQTNAPTGEFMFEFDEDEMLYVDRDKKETIWQLSEFGRGLSFDFQGGLTNIAIVKSNLDIMIERSNRTQAANEPPEVVVFPKEPVELGQPNTLICHVDRFFPPVLHVTWLRNGQPVTEGVSESIFLPRTDYTFHKFHYLTFLPTAEDFYDCKVEHWGLQEPSLNHWEAQEPVQVTEATETVVCALGLVVGLVGIITGTLLITRALRSSRDPRARGPL; this is encoded by the exons atgttccagatccaaaccatgctCCTGAGAGCCCTCTCCCTGGCTTTCCTGCTGAGTCTTCAAGGAGCTGGGGCCATCGAGG TGGACCATGTGTCAACTTTTGCCATGTTTGCACAGACCAATGCACCAACGGGGGAGTTTATGTTTGAGTTTGATGAGGATGAGATGCTCTACGTGGATCGGGACAAGAAGGAGACAATCTGGCAACTGTCTGAGTTTGGCCGAGgactttcctttgattttcaggGCGGGCTGACTAATATTGCTATAGTAAAGTCAAACTTGGATATCATGATAGAGCGCTCCAATCGCACCCAGGCCGCCAATG AACCTCCCGAGGTGGTTGTGTTTCCCAAGGAGCCGGTGGAGCTGGGCCAGCCCAACACCCTCATCTGCCACGTGGACAGATTCTTCCCTCCAGTGCTCCATGTCACATGGCTGCGCAACGGGCAGCCTGTCACAGAAGGTGTTTCCGAGAGCATCTTCCTGCCACGCACAGATTACACGTTCCACAAGTTCCACTACCTGACCTTCCTTCCTACGGCCGAGGACTTCTATGACTGCAAGGTGGAGCACTGGGGCCTGCAGGAGCCCAGCCTCAATCACTGGG aggcccaggagcCGGTCCAGGTGACAGAGGCGACGGAGACTGTGGTCTGTGCCCTGGGCCTGGTGGTGGGCCTGGTGGGCATCATCACGGGCACCCTGCTTATCACCAGGGCTCTGCGCTCCAGTCGTGACCCCCGGGCCAGGGGACCCCTGTGA